The genomic DNA GTATGAGAGGAAAACACGATCCCGCGGGATGCCTAGTTCGAGGTATCGATTCCGGGTCCACCGGCAGGAGGCAATCCAATAATCCCTCCGGTCCGCCAATGCCATTTCCGCGTGACTAAAAAAAGGATATTCGAGGTGCAGGGGACCTGGGACCTGGAACACCCGAGGAACGCCGGAGTACCCCCTCAGAGCCGTCCGCATCGTAAGGGTGGTTCCAACGAAGTGGCTGTGAATCAGGTCGGGCGCTATCTCCTTTACAAGACGGCGAAGGCTGCGGATTTTCGGCGCCAGCCTCCAGGGACGACCTACCGGGAAATCAAACTGATCCACATGCGTGTGTATTCCACTCTCTTGACACTTGTCAATCAGCGGCCCACCACCCGGTAAGGCAACGTGGACTTCAACCCCAAGGCGCACCAACTCCCTCATTTGACGCAAAGCCCAAGCTGCGCCCAGTGAAGTCTTCAACAAGTGGAGAATCTTCACTTATGCGATTCCCCGATTGAGGGTGAACCCTGAAGCGCGGGGCGACCTATGGAATACATAGCCTCTTCGGCTTTTCGCGCCCTGAACTTGACGTTCAAAAACACGGCGTCTATATTCCCGCCCGCCACAGATGAATACGTGGTCACGCAGATCGAACGTCCCTCCGTATGTCCCGCCTTGTTGTCCGGAGCCATTGCTCATTCTGCCGCATGACGTGGTCGTAGAATTCCACCCTTCTCGCGCGAAGCAATGTTTCCCGATATTGCCTTGCCTCTTCCAGATTTCGCCTGGACTCGTTACGCATTCGTTGAGGATCGGTTATCATTTCCCGGATCTTGGTCGCCAGAGCCCCGACTTCACCTGGAGGGACCAAGGCTTCTTTCGGAAGTAATTCAGGTATGCCGCCCACATTGGTCCCAATGCAGGGCAAGCCTCTGGCCATCGCTTCGATCATGGCCTGTGGCAATCCCTCCGTACGGGAAGCCATGACGAATAGGTCCGCTCGATCCAATTGTTCTCGAACGGCGCAACTACCGGGCAGCTCGCCCGTGAACTCAACGACGCTCTTCAAGCCTTTGGCAGACACTCTGTCCTCCAACATGTTCCGATATCTGCCGTCTCCCACGAGCTTCAGCTCCAAATCCAACCCCGATCGCGCACACACGACCACGGCATCGATCAGCACATCCATTCCTTTGTAAGGCTGTTCGAGGGACCCCACACTTATGAGTCGATACCGTTGTTTCGCTTCTTTCCGCGACCGGATCTCTGTGGCCAGGTCCCTGTCCTTCAAAACAATACTGGAAAAATGAGTGGTGAATACGTTTGGGCTCGAGGGGTACCTGCGCTGTAGTGCGTTCCTTGTAACATAGGCCGTCGAGCAGGCGCCTCGGATCAGTACGGCCATTTCCCTCCCGAACCACCTTCGGAGGAACGAGCGCAATGGATGATTAACAGCTCCGGGCGAAAAAACTCCATGTGGATCCCCCACGACCTCAGCGCCATAGGGGTGTCCGGACCGTTTAAGCCTAACTGCCAGCCTACCGGCCAAAGTGGACGGCACTCTCAGGATGAAGGCGTCCCGCGATTCGGCTACTTCTTTAATCCTTTTTCTCAGCTCCGGATAGCGTCGCACAAAGGCTTTCGACCCTTTGTAATAAGGCAATGGAGTGAAGGCAACGTGCTCGCCCGTAGACTCCTTACAGTTTTCCGAAACGGTCAAAACCTCTTCAATCCTCGCTACCACTCGAACCCGTTCAAACACTTCCAGGTAGCGAGACCAAAACCCGTGGTCAAAATTCGCCGCTGTCCACACTCGGCCGTCGGGTGTGCGTCGAAAACGATATTCCGTGGTGACCGCAAGATCCATAACGTCATCCCGTGGAAGCGGGGGGCCGTCCGTCGAGGCTTGGGGTGAGCCGATCTTGAGCATGGGGGTGTCGCAGCCCCGTGTCGGTCAGCACAGCCAATATCAGGCTGCCCAAGGCCGGCCATAAGAAAGATCGATAAGTGACGGAGGCGGCAGCACTTAGGACGCAGAAGAGCACCAGCGCTCTCCTGAACATGGTTCCCTGCCTTTTGTCCCACTTCCAGGCCCTCTTCACCACCGCAAACAAGAGACTCATACCCAGAGCGAATCCCACAAAACCGAATGATACGAGCCATTCAACGTAAGTGTTATGTGCATTCAAACGGACAATTCCATCATCGCCCAATTTACTACCTGCGAAATAGTATCCTTGAGCACCGAGCGCCTTATCGGCCGACCCTGTTCCCGCGCCGATGAGCAGGTTCTTAGGCCCGGTCTGCAGTACATCTGCTCCAAATCTCCAAATATCGGTTCGATCGCTCAGTGTTACCAGTTCCTCGACGTTCGCGAACCGCCTGCCAAGGTCAACGAAAGCATCCCCTAATGCCGTGAACGGAATAATCGCCCCTGTGAGTATCAACAAGAAGACCGCGGCAACCTTACGTCTACTGTGCCTTCGAGAATGGAAGACGATCAAATAAGACGGCAGAAGAACCAGCACAAAGGCCTCTCTCGATCGCGTCAGAATGGCTCCGAGAACGAGGAATAGAATCACCAGCGCCCAGACTAGACTCTTGGCCCTAGATCTCAACCAAGTCTTGTCTTTGTTCCTGAACTGCCCGAAACAGAAGCTAAGAGAAAGCAATACGGCAAGTCCCATTTGGCTCCCAACGGCGTTGGGGTTCGCCAAATCCCTCCCTCCCATCTCGTCTCTCAGGTAACCCACGTTGAATTTGACCAGATTGATTGTATCACCGTAGTGTAAGAAACAGAGAAAAGCGAGCGCCGCAGTACTTAGTACAACGAGCGCATACGCACATTGCCTCGAGTAGTCTAGTTCGACGATCAGGGAAGCGATTGGCAGCACGCAAGCCATATGGAAAAAGAGGATCATGGCCCTCCCCGTTTCCGTTGGATCTGTCCATAAGATAGCGAGAAGCGGCCATAAAACGCATCCAACCACCGGCCATGCCCTTGCAAAGGACTTAACCCGCAGGTAACTCCAGCAACCTAACAACACTGCGGGCGCGTATAACGCGTAACTGATGAAACGGAGCGGCGTGTCCCAATACGCTCGAAATAACCAAACGAGGAAAAACGAGCCGGCCGAAGCCGAAAATGCCAATATCAGGGCGATCTCTCCGGCTTTTCTATACATGGAAGCACTCATTACTTGGAATTTGCCTTCCAAACTTCTAGGTGCGCTCTCATGCAGTTCTCAAGGGAAAATACGCTCTTGGAGAATTCACGAACCGCCGCGTCGGTGCTTCTTCTGACCTGATGTTCGCCGAGCAACCTCTTGGCAAGCGACGCCCAGACCGAATCATCCTCCTCCAATCCGAGGTAGTGTATATCTTGAAGGTGATCCGCAATTTCGCGAACACCCGGAAGATCGCTCGCAAGAACGGGCGTTCCCGCCGCGCAGGCCTCGAGACACACGCCTGGAAGGCCTTCCCAAAGCGAGGGAAGAATCATGAGGTCTGCAGCTTTTAGCAAACGTGGAACGTCCATTCGCTCGCCCAAGAACACTACCCGAGACGCAAGTCCAAGCTGATTCACACGTTTTCTAAGCCGGACCTCAATGTCGTTGTCACTCCGGCCGATCAGAAGCAGGCGCGATTTGGGCTCTAGTGAATGAATCTTGCTAAAGATACTAATCACCCTCTCGTGGTTCTTAGGGCGACTCATTCTTCCGACGTGCGCAATCAAATGGCAGTCCAGGGGCAAAGCAAGCTCACTCAATACACCAGATTTATTTCGGGACCCGGTAAAGGACGCAGTATCCAAGCCGTTGTAGATGACCCTGCATCGGCGATCCGACCGCCAATCCTCCCCCCATGAGGCATCCATAGCACTTTTGCTTACCGCCAGGATATGAGTTGCATACCGGTCTATCCAATGCTTCATCAGGCGCCGGTACAATTTCCTGTGCAGTCTTTCTCCGTGATAGTCTCGCACGCTGCGGAAGTGGGCGATGCGGACCGGTATCTTGGCCTCCGCGGCCAACTTTGACACGTAGCCCGAGAAGTAATACACGTGCGAGTGGACCACGTCAAACTTGTGCCTCGACAAAATCCGCTTAAAGCGAACGGGAAACATGATGTTCAGCCGTTGATAGTGAACGAGGCCGCCCAATTGATATATCCTATCATCAAGTTCGCCTTGCTGCCCGGACAAAACGTAGAAGTGAAACTGTAGGCCCAAAGGTTGTACCATCTTCATGAGTTCCAGAGTCCGCATCTCCGCGCCCCCCCGGTTCATGCGGCCAAACACGTGAAGGATCTTGACCGAAGGTGATCGATCGTCCGGATCGCTATACAGATCTCCGCGAAACACCTTGGTTTTTTCGCCTATCATCCCATTGGCCCCTTTGGCGCGCAGATTCTCGGAGATGCGGCCCTCCCCGTCATCGCAAGTCCTTCCTCACAAACATTCTTTCATAGGGCCCACGTTGATCTTAATTGGAAAGAAACTGCCATTCGGGCGATTGTCATGCTGAAATACGTCGGCTCTGATAGAAACGGTGTCATCGTTTATATGTGCTTCAGTTCCAATTGGAAACTACAGTGATCCGCCATACGTTCGATGCCAC from Deltaproteobacteria bacterium includes the following:
- a CDS encoding glycosyltransferase family 4 protein, coding for MDLAVTTEYRFRRTPDGRVWTAANFDHGFWSRYLEVFERVRVVARIEEVLTVSENCKESTGEHVAFTPLPYYKGSKAFVRRYPELRKRIKEVAESRDAFILRVPSTLAGRLAVRLKRSGHPYGAEVVGDPHGVFSPGAVNHPLRSFLRRWFGREMAVLIRGACSTAYVTRNALQRRYPSSPNVFTTHFSSIVLKDRDLATEIRSRKEAKQRYRLISVGSLEQPYKGMDVLIDAVVVCARSGLDLELKLVGDGRYRNMLEDRVSAKGLKSVVEFTGELPGSCAVREQLDRADLFVMASRTEGLPQAMIEAMARGLPCIGTNVGGIPELLPKEALVPPGEVGALATKIREMITDPQRMRNESRRNLEEARQYRETLLRARRVEFYDHVMRQNEQWLRTTRRDIRRDVRSA
- a CDS encoding O-antigen ligase family protein, with the protein product MILFFHMACVLPIASLIVELDYSRQCAYALVVLSTAALAFLCFLHYGDTINLVKFNVGYLRDEMGGRDLANPNAVGSQMGLAVLLSLSFCFGQFRNKDKTWLRSRAKSLVWALVILFLVLGAILTRSREAFVLVLLPSYLIVFHSRRHSRRKVAAVFLLILTGAIIPFTALGDAFVDLGRRFANVEELVTLSDRTDIWRFGADVLQTGPKNLLIGAGTGSADKALGAQGYYFAGSKLGDDGIVRLNAHNTYVEWLVSFGFVGFALGMSLLFAVVKRAWKWDKRQGTMFRRALVLFCVLSAAASVTYRSFLWPALGSLILAVLTDTGLRHPHAQDRLTPSLDGRPPASTG
- a CDS encoding glycosyltransferase; this encodes MIGEKTKVFRGDLYSDPDDRSPSVKILHVFGRMNRGGAEMRTLELMKMVQPLGLQFHFYVLSGQQGELDDRIYQLGGLVHYQRLNIMFPVRFKRILSRHKFDVVHSHVYYFSGYVSKLAAEAKIPVRIAHFRSVRDYHGERLHRKLYRRLMKHWIDRYATHILAVSKSAMDASWGEDWRSDRRCRVIYNGLDTASFTGSRNKSGVLSELALPLDCHLIAHVGRMSRPKNHERVISIFSKIHSLEPKSRLLLIGRSDNDIEVRLRKRVNQLGLASRVVFLGERMDVPRLLKAADLMILPSLWEGLPGVCLEACAAGTPVLASDLPGVREIADHLQDIHYLGLEEDDSVWASLAKRLLGEHQVRRSTDAAVREFSKSVFSLENCMRAHLEVWKANSK